The Chiloscyllium punctatum isolate Juve2018m chromosome 27, sChiPun1.3, whole genome shotgun sequence DNA segment ACTGGTTGTCACATTTAGGTAAAATATATATCTTCCAATTTTAAGTCAATTTTGCTGAGGAGAAAAAAGAACTCTTAAAAAGTGCTCAGTAAACTTTGCAGAAAAGTGCATTTGTAAACATGCTTCACAGAGGAAAGAAATACTCGCTACTATGATAACATGAAATGCAGTCACTAGCTAAGTACTGTAAGGCGTTATTCATCACTGCACTGGAGTAAAAGATGGCAAGAAAATTCAAGAGTGATGGAAATATGAACACAAAAAGGACCCATGTGCTAAGTGCAATACATTATCATTTATCACTTACATTTAAAGGTCTAAATAATTACACAATAATCAACTACAAATTACAGAGCTGAGATGAGATTGGCTTCAAGATCATAGTCTCAGTTCTCAGAAAATCTCAGTGTTCAATGTCAACTCTAAATATAGAATTCTACTTTATGGGGATGATATTAATCTGCAGACAGCCACACTGTTGCTATACCAAACTGCGGTAGGCTGAGTTTCCAACGATAATTccctgagggggtggggggaggggggggggggggggaggcgttTATCATCCTTGCAAATCATCATGTGGCAATGACAAAGTTTAGTCTTCACAAGTGGTTACTTGAAGTGGTATCCAATGAGTTGCTAATTCAAGGTACTGATATTAACTGCTTAGCAGCAAAGAGGAATAATAACTCAATGGGACTGAACTGACTGGACCACTGCCATGTGCCTTGTCAACTGAAGGGCACATTTTTGAACATCAAGCTGCTCCTACGTTTGGGTTACATAATTAAAATGATTTGGAAAGGCTCCTTTTCTCCCTTGGGAGGGGTGAAATGTTTCCATGCTCTGTAAAATCAATTGGGACATGTAGCTGAACAACTCGTTAGTTGACAATAAATAGCCTCAGCCCTTCCAGGGTTCAGAATGCCTCTCTTTTTATATAAAAGTCTTTCACTGTTCTGGTAGCATAGAAAGAGGTGAAACGGTCTGATTTTGCAAAAGCATCAGTCATGGTCGGAACAAACATTAACTCGACAAAACAAACATACAGCATTCAATCCAATTCTTACCCAAGAGAGTCATCGCCAAACTGCAACGAATCCATTTTCAGTGTCACCTCTGTTGGACGATGAGTTGGTTTAAGCACAGGGGTGCTTTCCTCTTGAGCAGCCACGCCTTCCTGCTCTTTGCTATCGGAGCTTTTCCTTGGGGGAGGAGGGCTTTCTGCTCGGCCTCCCTTATACTTTAACGTTTTTGCAGGTGACACCTCCCGATATCTGCTCCCGTCAGCTTTCTTTGATAGAAATCGCTCCTCTTTTTTGAATTTCTCAGGCATtaattcctcctcctccacctcctccacctctctAAACTTCTCCTTGGAGATGGCGATGTGCTTAAAGAAATTTATCTCTTCCCGTTTGCGTGGTCTATCATTGTCAtcatcttcctcctcctcctcatcctcCTCATCATATCGCTCCTGCGTTTTACTTGCAATTAATTTGCTCCTGTACTTGAGCTCATCCTCATACCCATATTCCTTTTGGTTCTTGGCTGGGTAGTCCTTGTCATGTTCCTCGACCTCCTCTTCATCATAGTCAAATTTGTGACGCATCTCTGCTTTTGAGATTTTTTCAAACTCCTCGGCAACTCCACCCTTGAACCGTTTTGGGGATTGGCTGCTACGGCTGcctttctctggaacgtttttcACGTGGAACTCCGTTTTCACCACACTGCAAGCAGAAAGCCTATTGTAAGCACTGGCCtggtctctccctttctctttttctaaaTCTGTTCCTTTCACatccttttctcttccattcaccCTATCCTGCATTAACACTTTAGCTTTCTGTTCCTCTGTATACCTGTggttcaacaaaaaaaaaagacagaaacacacacacaaaaaaaagaaaTGCAACGCATTACATAATCAGGGGATTGTGCTTAAACGAACAAGACCTTATGGCAAGGGTCCATCTCAAAAGGTCTTGTTTCTACCCAAGGCTGAAGCTAGGACTCTCATGAGAAGTCCACTCAGGTACTTTCCATCAAGAAACTTAGGTGAAAGGCCATAATCCAAATGGCAAGACATCAAGGTTTGAAATAGCAATGAAAATGTAGAGATTAGGACACAAAAACTTTGATTTTAAAAAGGAACTAGGAATAAAGCAAAGAGGAAAGACTGACTATTAAGAGTTTCAGAGTTTTGAGATCATGAGATTGCACACTGTTTTGAGTCAATGAGTTACATGATCTATGTACAATTTTAAGGATTCCAGCTTTGGGTTCAATGAGGTGCTGAGGTGAAGCACGTGTCATCCTGAGTTCTACTTGATGCTCAACAACACTGGTCTTATGACACAGTACATTAGCAGCAGATCCTTTATGCATTTACTGGATAACGTTACGAAGATCTCTCCATGATCATTCCCAATGACCTAACAGCTGAAAAGTTCCCTAACACGTTTTCACCGAGGGAAATAAGGAAGTAAAGCTAAGGGCAATGTCCTCCATTAAACACCATATATTTGCAGCAGAGCAAGAGTATATGAGACAGTCCCCACCTCGGAGGAAATTCTAACCAAACATGCAAGGAGGAATGGACATTGACGGTTGTTAGATACTGAAAGAGCATTCTAGAATCAGACTCATCAAACGTGCTGGTCCATGTATAAAAACAGTTGTTTTTAAAAGGGGTCTTCACAAATCTTAAAAAGCATCAGCCAAAATATCCATGGCATCCTCAATCGAATGATAAATGTCTACATATTAAAGACATCAATAGATATGGAGAAAACGCAGGAAAATGGTGCTGaggtagaagatcagccatgatccagcTACTCGGTTCAGGATTGATGGATCAAATggactactcctgctcctacttcttaTATTTCTAAACCCAGCTGCATCATCATCATGGAGAGGCACTAAGGCAAACTGAAAGCATGTACATAATGGGCCCAAGATATTTACTGTATAAAAAGATTTTCATGTTCATGTCTTATTCTTTGTTCACCTGATGACTGAAGCATAAGGGACAAGTACATAATCAAATCACTGCAGGTGGCAACTTTAATAGGTGTCCAAAACCACTCTTGCTGGGGCAAAGACAAAGACAATTCGATAGGTGCATGCACTCACACCAGCTTAGATGGGATGTCAGACTTGAGCTCATGCCACTAAGAGCACCAAACTGTTAACGGATGTCCTTGCAACTCAAATAACCAGCTTTTCCTTTAAAATGCAGGCTATGCTTTATTTAAGATCACTAATGTAGTTTGATTCCAGTGTACTCTTTTACCCAAATAGTCACGCATCCCAGTTAGCTGCTTGGAAATTTTCAATTTAAGGTACATTGCTATATAGGAAAAAAGGAATTAACAAAAACCTCTTCCCAAACCAgctgagtcagtactgagaagaTTAAGCCCCAGGTGAAAGCAGAGGTATACTTCTGTAAGGATTTTCCACATAATATTGATAAGACCAGTTGAATTTGACCCAATATTATATTATATCTCAGGCATTCAAAAGATATTAAATTCTCGGCTATCGAGTTGTTCAGACTATTTGAAAGGATATATCACATACATTATGTGTAGAATCTGCCCAAGAGTCTCAAATTCTCACCTTTGGAATATCCAGATTATCCGTTACTTGATTCCATTAGCAGCCTGGAATTTCTGACAATTTTTGAAACAGTGCTCTTCACACAATTCTTTACTTCCAAACAAACAAAAGAAACGAGAAAGAAATCAAGGATTTAATACTGACCTTCTCGGAACATACCTCTTTAGATATGAAGAGATAGTTGGGGCCGTCTGTTCCACAAACAGGCCAGACATTCCTGGCCTTATTTCCTCTTTCTGTGCAATGCCTTGTGTCAGGCCCACCGGTGGGCTGTGGTTAGCTGGGGCCTGCCGCGACACATTGCGAATTGTAGAGCTGAGTGATGGTGGGCTCTGGTGAGATGCGTTCGGTCTGGTCGGGCTGCGGCTCTGTGGGCTCATCTGCCCAGGGCTCCCATGAGGTGAAGCATGGCGTGCTGTGCCCGCCAACGAGGGGCTCTGCTGGCTTGGGCTGGAATGCAATGCCGGACTGGTCTTCAACACTACAGTAGAACGTGGGGCTGGACTGGGATGTTTAGGGCTGGTGTCATAAGCAGTTAGGCCTTTCCAGGAGTCACTGCGTTTGGGGGCCAGGCCGGCAGGGGCCTCAGAACTGCCATTACCGGCCTGCCCATCCTCAGATGACCGTTTCTGTTGGTCTTCTCCCTCCTGGACTGGGGGTTTAGAAACAGCTGCCTCTTTCTGGGAAGACTTGGTTTTCTTGCTCCTTCGTTTAGGGGAAGCTGAGTGACTGCGGTGAGGCGAGGAGCGAGACCTGGAAGATGACGACCTTCCTGACCGGCTTGATGATGATTTGTCTGTGTATCTGGAGCGACTCCTCGATCTCGGTGATATTGAGCGCCGCTTTGGTGAGCGCGAACGGGACCGGCCGCGCCGTGGGCTGTAGGTTGAGCGGTAGTTATGCCAGTTGGGTCGGTAATTGCCATAATGGTTGTAACTGCCATAGTTGCCATAACCCCCACGGTTATTCCAGTTACCTCTCGGATAATAGCCTCGCCCTCGGCGCTGGATAAAGGGCCGCCTGTAGCCCCGATGGCCTCGAAATTCCCTGGGTTGGTATTCCCGTTGGTAGTTACGTTCCCGGTTATGCTGAGGAGAGTACGACCTGGAGCGAGACCTTGGGCTAAAAAgcaaaacagaaacaaaattttaaaatcacGTCAAGACGAATTAAAATGTCACTTCAATGAAATATTTACTTTCTGGGGCAGTTGGGTACATTTTCTACTGTAGCCCTTCAACAATCCCATTACAGGTGACAGtaaaacaacaacttgcatttcacAACACTTTTAAATCGATTAAAGCACCTGAAGGCCCCATGTCAAAAGAAGCACTACGAAGTACAATTCTCTTATCAAGCCACAAGAGAGAACACATGCGGACAAATGATTGACCAGTTAGTCAAGAAACAGCTTTTATTTGAGGGTGCGTGTGTTTTGGTGTAGGTGGATAGTGGTAAGTGATTTAGGGACAGAATTCTAGAGTTTGGGATTTAGAAATCTGACAGCATTGACACCAATGGGGGTGCAGCCTCAAAAATGGCAGATGTAGAACTGGGCAATAACTGATGGATGCAGGGATTTCAGAGAGTCGCAGAAGGCTACAGAGTtacttgtgttttttttgttttcctcttcCTCTGCAATGATATTAGAATCAGATGTTTGGAAAGACATTTTTTAGTGGTCCCCCACATGGTCAGGTTTTCCAGATTATTGGTCTCACCTGGTGGTTACACAGCATCAGGTGAAGACTATTAATGTTCTAGCAACGACCTTAGTCAAGGATAGGGAACTTGGTGTAGACTGGCATTTGCAAACTGGGATCTTTCTGGATTGTCAAGATTGTGTAAGGTTTTAAACCATATCTTTTCAAAAAGAAACTGTAGAGTTACGCCAACATGATGGTCACAATACCTCAAAGCTTGAGCTAAGAATTGCCTTGCCACCAACTGGTTGAATGATGTAGTGTATTGACATTACTCACCATGATCGGTCAATTTGGCACAGTGATATCGGGCCGCACTGGACTGGGTTCCTCAGCAAACAAGCTAAAATCTATTCACACCAGTCTTTTCCGATATATTTGCACTCCACAAAAATCACCAAAATTGTTGAATTATTCCTTACGATTTTGGTGCTAGCTCTGGCTCAGCAGGAGCCTTCTCACATCAGTTAGAAGCTTTGGATTAAAGTGCTATTTTGCATCAGAAACATACATGATACGGATTGCCACATCAGATTAACCAGAAGTGTTGGTTTCTGATGAATCAATAAATCTCAATACCATCCGTTCCTCAGATGAACGTACAAAATCTTACGGCATGACTTTGAAGATCTGACATGAAATTCTCCTAGGCAGCCTGCTCAATATTTGTCCCTCAACTATAATTATCCGGCACTATCAAATTATTGTTCATGGGAGGTTGCTTTTGTAAAATAGCTGCTTTGTTTCCTTCAACAGTGATTATACTTCAAAAGTGTGTGGCCTTAGCTGTGCTTTCTGATGTCGCAAGATTGTAAAAGGTGCTATTCAAATGCAAAACCTTTATTGTGGAACTCTGAGAATGCCCTACCTCCCGTATAAATTGAAGGAACATTCACACTGGTGAGGGTGACATCATTATAATTAATCAACCTCATCTCATCCCTTTCAAGCAAGAAGTCTTATCTCACGAGCAGCTTGTTGTTCTACAGTCAGGTTCAAACCAGAGAAACATTTATTAAGAAAGAGCCACAGCTTGGAACCTTGTGAAGTGGTCAGCAGGGACAGCTGATGTGTACATGGAAGTCGGAAAGGCTGATTAGCAAACTCCCAACAAGAGTAATTTAGTGTCAATTTGACCATCTCTAAACATCCTGGTAAAAGATTGAGAAGCTTTGATGGAGTTAAAAGGAAGAATGGATGTCAGTAATCAGAAGACAAGATTATTGCCAAATAAACAGGGGAGTGAGCAGATTTTACAGAGTTATGATTTGGTAGAAGCCTTCAATTAAAGCAGACAGTGAATGATTTGGAAAGGACTGTATGCAAGGGTACTGGAACCAGATTCAACTGCAACTTGCAAAAAGGAACCAAAATACTTGAAAAGGAAAAACATGCATGGCTACTTGAACAACTCGCTGGGAAACGGGACTAATTGGATAGTTCAAAGTTCCTCAACAGACATAGCAGAATGAATGGGTGGCTCCTGTATGAGGGATTTATGATCCTAACCGTTAATGAGTTGGCCGTTTCAGTGCTCATCAATTATGTTCAAGTTTCTGATTTGGGTTAAACATATGCACTTATTCAAAATGTTGTTGATGTATTAACACAAAATGTAAAAATATACAAAGTAAAACTTGAAATAAAAGATAAAGTGCTAAAAGAACATGAACTTCCAATCAGCCCCCAAATGAAGATGGCAATTTGATATATTAGTGCATACATTAAATCAAAATTCTGGGCAAACTATTTGTAGTTCAACATTTCTGCTGCTTTTCCAAAAGGCTCATTAGGATTGAGACAAAATGAATGATATGGCAAAGGAGTGGAATAGTTAGCAACAGGCAGACACTGTGATAGCAAAACACGCCAGTATTGGTGTGCAACTGATCAATCTGTCTGTGAAATGCCGCTAACTGATATTTTAGGAGGCATCAATGCAATTTTGATGTTAAAAGAGTTTAATGCCTTCACTGATTTGCGTTCTATCACCAAAACTGCTTATTTCCAACTCTACCCAACCCATCTCCACGCCACTGAATTTATTATTTGTGCTTTTACCTTCAgaatttgttttattcattcagggaTTTATGGGCAAGCCATCCCAAGAATCCtcgagaaggcggtgctgagctgccactttgaactgctgcaatccatttgTTCTAAGTACAAGGCTATTGTGGAGGAatctccaagattttgacccaacaacagtgaagcaGCACATATTTCCAAGCCAGCATGGTGAGCAGATTGGAGGGGAACGTGTTCGTCATATTTGTATATGATGCCTTTGTTCTTTAAACTGTAGtatttggatttggaatgctAAGGAACTTTGGTGAAATCCTATAGGGCATCTTGTAGATGCCCATCTAGTTTGCAGCCTCTCCCCGTGCCATACTGACATCCATGGTTTTTATCAGGGACTGCCCATCCAACAAGCCCCAGACACACTGCTAGAACAAACACTCACCTCCAGCATTGATGCTGCTACTGCTCATAAACATCTTGCTGCTACTGTGCattagtggtggagggaatgaatctTTGTGGATGTGGCGTCAATCAAGGGGACTGTTTTGTCCCATATGGTGTCAagtttgaatgttgttggagctgcacttatccaagcaagtgagtattccatcacctcCTGACTTTAGTTTTGCAGACGGTGGACTGACTTTGGAGAATCAAGAGGCACATTACTCACTGCAGGGTTCTTCGGCTCGGCCCTGCTGTAGCCGCAGTATTTAACTGAATAATCCAGTTCAGTATGTGGTTAATGGTAATACGCAGCATGCTAATCATGGGAGATTCAGCGATGGTGATAACACAATGCCaaagggcgatggttagattctctctcgttTGAGGTGATCATTGCTTGGCATTATgtagtgcaaatgttacttgccacttctcagcctgaGCCTACTGTCCTGGAGTTGTTGTATTTGGACACAGACAACTTTCGTATCTGAGTCATCACAAATTGTGCTGAACATGCTGCAATTGTTCTCAGTCCTCAAAAACTCCCCCAGCCACACACAATCTTTCCACAGAGGAAAAATTGACATAAATGTCTGTTCTTAAGTTTCTACTCATCCATAACTTGTTACTACCCTCATATGCAATCTCCGCCACTTCCCTGAACCCTTCACCCACTTTGGTTTGAATGACTGGGACACCAAATCTGCATTTTCACCTTCAGAAACTTGCTCAAAACCTCTTGCCTTCTGACTGGATTTGTGATACATCTGCCTCGCACCCCACAGCTGGGGaggtaggggggacagagagagagagagcgcgagagagcgctgAACAAAGTAGCAGTGTAATCAATTCTATCCAGACTCTGAGCCAGCTATAAGAGGAATCCCACTGGCAACAGCCTCAGTGGGCCATGTAAGTAACAACAGCCAGCAAGAAGGGGCACCGTGAACCTTTACAAAAGCACTACCAGGCAGCAGCCATAATACAGACAGAAACAAGCAAGGGCCCCAGGGTGCAGCCACTATCCAATGAGCAAACCCCTCTACAACATGGTTGATTTACACAATAGTCATAGTCATGACAGTTCCTAAGGTGTGGGACTGTGCCTCTCAATCTTGGGTACAAATCTTAGCAAACACAATTAATGAACTTATCAGATGGTTGAGTTCCTGCACATCTTTTTTGAAAACTCCGTCAACTGCTTAACTAAAAAGGAAACAACGGATCAGGAAATAAGACTCTGCTACAGATTTAGTTTGATATTCTGTCTGAGAAGTACTCCCTCACCAGCAGGGTCCAGTATTGAGCTGAGTTCAGCATTGCTTATTTGGAAAGGGACTGCCCCCCCAAAAAATGCTTTAAGTTACTTGAGGTCTCAGAGGATAACAGAATACAGACAATGGTCTTTAATAATGTCCCTCTCATTCAGAAAGGTGCAAGGACCCAGTAGGGTGACTTACAGAGTTAGTTTCTACATTGTACAAGCTACTCTCTTATGAAAGTAACAGGTAGCTTTCTGGCTGGTCAAACTGATTATGCTCATTAGAAGCACACAGGCCAAGACAAAAGATACTCACTGAAAAcaaccaatgctggagatcacagcagacagcatccatggggagagagagacagcgagagagaacgaGCGCAAGCTAATGTTGAGACTAAATGATACTCCTACTTGAAGCGTTAACTTATGAGAAGAGAATGTGCTTCATGATCGTCCATTTAGGAAATGAGGAGAGATTTAACTGAATGCCTTACAATGATAAAGTGAGTTGATAGGATATGTACAGAAGCTTATTTCCTCTAGTAGAGATTCAGAATAATATTAAACAATCATAAAATTAGGTAGAATCCTGTCATTAGTATAAAATATTAAGGACTTTCTCATAAAGAATAGTGAAAATTTGGAACACTTCCAAAACGTTGTGAATGCTGGGAAGTTTTGCAGACTGAGATTAATAGACTGTTATTAGGTTAAAAGATATGGAGTTGAGATACAGATCATCCACAATCCAACTCAATGCTCCAGCAGGATCATGGGGCTGAATAACCTCTGGATGTTATTTTCTTAGTAATGACTCTATACTTAATTATTGCCATGCAGAATGAAGCAGGATTCTTTTCTCTAATCCCATCCTGAAGCTCTCAGGATGACTGAATTCTCCACATTTGCTGCACTGGGCACCACAGGCATATATATGGGGAGGATTCCTCACCATCACAACTTAGATAGATGCAGTTCGTGTAACCTCACTGCTGGTGATGCCGCACAGTCTCATTCTTTAACTTCTAAAGTTCATTTTGCAATGCAGCCTGATACCTCAAATAACTTAGAAACCACTGGCCCAGAGGAGTGTTCAGCAAGAGGCTTCAGTGAGTCACCCACTGTCTTTTCCCTTAGCAAGGCAGCTGGCAGAACAgctgcagggaaacagacagcAATAACAGAGATACGACAACCGGTAGTTCCTAAGTGACATGGGTGCACAATGATGACGTCAACagcaccaatatcctgttcaaAAATACCATTGCCAAATAGTTCTCCCCACTGTACCCCATCACCAATCCCACCAAACACCTCCATTGGTTCTCAGAGTTTTAgtatctttcactgtgtttcaatCTTATCCATGTCATTCCAAACAATGAACGTTGTATGTTTCAAGAGTGAGGCAAATACTGACAAAACAATGCCAATTAGGAGGAATCTTTCAGGGCTTGTAGAAACTGACTCAGGGTTGCAAGGGtggcagagaagagaaagtgattCCAAACCTTCCTTTCATATAATTCTAACACCAGGAACCTTGCAACAGTAACAAAACCTGGAGATATGCACTGGGGTGGAAATGGTCTCCCTAACTTCCCCACATTAATTTCCACCCAGTTAGGGTAGCATGGCGAGATCAGCAACACAGTATAGCCAAGCCAGAGCTCTGAAGATTATTTCTAATGACTCAAGCTAACAAAGATTATGAGGGGTAGTACAGATACAGACAAAACAGCATATCAACAGTTAACAGAAAAGGCCTCCCGCTTTCCTCAGCCGCAGCTGCAGTTAACAGAACAagcctcccggtctctctttttctccctcaaCCCCATCTGCGGCCTCTTAAATATgaaaacaatcaatcaatcagaaacaaaaggtgCGGCAAGTTTTCAATCTGCTAAAGCTCAAAACATTTAATCTCCTAACAAATATCAAGTTTTGTTAATCTTATTTCAAGTTActcaaaaagagaaaagtgaacagaTACTTCTCATCTGGCACATGTTCTTTCAGTTGTATGCAACTCCAAATTACCAGCATTTTAAACACACGAAAGAAACAAATTTTAAAAGCTAACACAGGAGCTGTGCTGGCAGCTAAACTAGCTGTTCTACAAAGCTGTCCCTAGGGTAACAGAGGGAAA contains these protein-coding regions:
- the thrap3a gene encoding thyroid hormone receptor-associated protein 3 isoform X3, with the protein product MSKATGSKSRSQSSHSRSRSRSRSRSFTRSRSRSRSRSHSRKRKYSPRSRSRSYSPQHNRERNYQREYQPREFRGHRGYRRPFIQRRGRGYYPRGNWNNRGGYGNYGSYNHYGNYRPNWHNYRSTYSPRRGRSRSRSPKRRSISPRSRSRSRYTDKSSSSRSGRSSSSRSRSSPHRSHSASPKRRSKKTKSSQKEAAVSKPPVQEGEDQQKRSSEDGQAGNGSSEAPAGLAPKRSDSWKGLTAYDTSPKHPSPAPRSTVVLKTSPALHSSPSQQSPSLAGTARHASPHGSPGQMSPQSRSPTRPNASHQSPPSLSSTIRNVSRQAPANHSPPVGLTQGIAQKEEIRPGMSGLFVEQTAPTISSYLKSVVKTEFHVKNVPEKGSRSSQSPKRFKGGVAEEFEKISKAEMRHKFDYDEEEVEEHDKDYPAKNQKEYGYEDELKYRSKLIASKTQERYDEEDEEEEEDDDNDRPRKREEINFFKHIAISKEKFREVEEVEEEELMPEKFKKEERFLSKKADGSRYREVSPAKTLKYKGGRAESPPPPRKSSDSKEQEGVAAQEESTPVLKPTHRPTEVTLKMDSLQFGDDSLGSANILTHERRLCRDLVHKPKKDQEFRSIFQHIQMAQSRRSPSELFAQHIVTLVHHVKEHYFKSAGVTLNERFTMYQRRTAEHEVPRQKSPEIHRRIDISPSALKKRMHLRDEIKNQKESSYKQGGGKLKDEPDDLRLDIEHRRKYKSKEGEHKKDSSKDSRDSSHSRERSKEKSGKIPKAYKESKKHRKRKKTRPRTSSSSTSSSSSSPSHEGKDEQEEGVGREETSTGFNKARLGTREFTGPPTRGRARGIFQFRIRGRGYGRGAFPGPSNSSNPGNPTFQKRPREEDWDPEYTPKSKKYYLHDDREGDGDNYWANKRGRGTFQRGRGRFLYKKSNTSPKWTHDKYQGSGQEGVEEEEEEEEEDGQVGSIATQEEKKLGTMEQ
- the thrap3a gene encoding thyroid hormone receptor-associated protein 3 isoform X2 translates to MSKATGSKSRSQSSHSRSRSRSRSRSFTRSRSRSRSRSHSRKRKYSPRSRSRSYSPQHNRERNYQREYQPREFRGHRGYRRPFIQRRGRGYYPRGNWNNRGGYGNYGSYNHYGNYRPNWHNYRSTYSPRRGRSRSRSPKRRSISPRSRSRSRYTDKSSSSRSGRSSSSRSRSSPHRSHSASPKRRSKKTKSSQKEAAVSKPPVQEGEDQQKRSSEDGQAGNGSSEAPAGLAPKRSDSWKGLTAYDTSPKHPSPAPRSTVVLKTSPALHSSPSQQSPSLAGTARHASPHGSPGQMSPQSRSPTRPNASHQSPPSLSSTIRNVSRQAPANHSPPVGLTQGIAQKEEIRPGMSGLFVEQTAPTISSYLKRYVPRSVVKTEFHVKNVPEKGSRSSQSPKRFKGGVAEEFEKISKAEMRHKFDYDEEEVEEHDKDYPAKNQKEYGYEDELKYRSKLIASKTQERYDEEDEEEEEDDDNDRPRKREEINFFKHIAISKEKFREVEEVEEEELMPEKFKKEERFLSKKADGSRYREVSPAKTLKYKGGRAESPPPPRKSSDSKEQEGVAAQEESTPVLKPTHRPTEVTLKMDSLQFGDDSLGSANILTHERRLCRDLVHKPKKDQEFRSIFQHIQMAQSRRSPSELFAQHIVTLVHHVKEHYFKSAGVTLNERFTMYQRRTAEHEVPRQKSPEIHRRIDISPSALKKRMHLRDEIKNQKESSYKGGGKLKDEPDDLRLDIEHRRKYKSKEGEHKKDSSKDSRDSSHSRERSKEKSGKIPKAYKESKKHRKRKKTRPRTSSSSTSSSSSSPSHEGKDEQEEGVGREETSTGFNKARLGTREFTGPPTRGRARGIFQFRIRGRGYGRGAFPGPSNSSNPGNPTFQKRPREEDWDPEYTPKSKKYYLHDDREGDGDNYWANKRGRGTFQRGRGRFLYKKSNTSPKWTHDKYQGSGQEGVEEEEEEEEEDGQVGSIATQEEKKLGTMEQ
- the thrap3a gene encoding thyroid hormone receptor-associated protein 3 isoform X5, which gives rise to MSKATGSKSRSQSSHSRSRSRSRSRSFTRSRSRSRSRSHSRKRKYSPRSRSRSYSPQHNRERNYQREYQPREFRGHRGYRRPFIQRRGRGYYPRGNWNNRGGYGNYGSYNHYGNYRPNWHNYRSTYSPRRGRSRSRSPKRRSISPRSRSRSRYTDKSSSSRSGRSSSSRSRSSPHRSHSASPKRRSKKTKSSQKEAAVSKPPVQEGEDQQKRSSEDGQAGNGSSEAPAGLAPKRSDSWKGLTAYDTSPKHPSPAPRSTVVLKTSPALHSSPSQQSPSLAGTARHASPHGSPGQMSPQSRSPTRPNASHQSPPSLSSTIRNVSRQAPANHSPPVGLTQGIAQKEEIRPGMSGLFVEQTAPTISSYLKRYVPRSVVKTEFHVKNVPEKGSRSSQSPKRFKGGVAEEFEKISKAEMRHKFDYDEEEVEEHDKDYPAKNQKEYGYEDELKYRSKLIASKTQERYDEEDEEEEEDDDNDRPRKREEINFFKHIAISKEKFREVEEVEEEELMPEKFKKEERFLSKKADGSRYREVSPAKTLKYKGGRAESPPPPRKSSDSKEQEGVAAQEESTPVLKPTHRPTEVTLKMDSLQFGDDSLGSANILTHERRLCRDLVHKPKKDQEFRSIFQHIQMAQSRRSPSELFAQHIVTLVHHVKEHYFKSAGVTLNERFTMYQRRTAEHEVPRQKSPEIHRRIDISPSALKKRMHLRDEIKNQKESSYKQGGGKLKDEPDDLRLDIEHRRKYKSKEGEHKKDSSKDSRDSSHSRERSKEKSGKIPKAYKESKKHRKRKKTRPRTSSSSTSSSSSSPSHEGKDEQEEGVGREETSTGFNKARLGTREFTGPPTRGRARGIFHDDREGDGDNYWANKRGRGTFQRGRGRFLYKKSNTSPKWTHDKYQGSGQEGVEEEEEEEEEDGQVGSIATQEEKKLGTMEQ
- the thrap3a gene encoding thyroid hormone receptor-associated protein 3 isoform X1 yields the protein MSKATGSKSRSQSSHSRSRSRSRSRSFTRSRSRSRSRSHSRKRKYSPRSRSRSYSPQHNRERNYQREYQPREFRGHRGYRRPFIQRRGRGYYPRGNWNNRGGYGNYGSYNHYGNYRPNWHNYRSTYSPRRGRSRSRSPKRRSISPRSRSRSRYTDKSSSSRSGRSSSSRSRSSPHRSHSASPKRRSKKTKSSQKEAAVSKPPVQEGEDQQKRSSEDGQAGNGSSEAPAGLAPKRSDSWKGLTAYDTSPKHPSPAPRSTVVLKTSPALHSSPSQQSPSLAGTARHASPHGSPGQMSPQSRSPTRPNASHQSPPSLSSTIRNVSRQAPANHSPPVGLTQGIAQKEEIRPGMSGLFVEQTAPTISSYLKRYVPRSVVKTEFHVKNVPEKGSRSSQSPKRFKGGVAEEFEKISKAEMRHKFDYDEEEVEEHDKDYPAKNQKEYGYEDELKYRSKLIASKTQERYDEEDEEEEEDDDNDRPRKREEINFFKHIAISKEKFREVEEVEEEELMPEKFKKEERFLSKKADGSRYREVSPAKTLKYKGGRAESPPPPRKSSDSKEQEGVAAQEESTPVLKPTHRPTEVTLKMDSLQFGDDSLGSANILTHERRLCRDLVHKPKKDQEFRSIFQHIQMAQSRRSPSELFAQHIVTLVHHVKEHYFKSAGVTLNERFTMYQRRTAEHEVPRQKSPEIHRRIDISPSALKKRMHLRDEIKNQKESSYKQGGGKLKDEPDDLRLDIEHRRKYKSKEGEHKKDSSKDSRDSSHSRERSKEKSGKIPKAYKESKKHRKRKKTRPRTSSSSTSSSSSSPSHEGKDEQEEGVGREETSTGFNKARLGTREFTGPPTRGRARGIFQFRIRGRGYGRGAFPGPSNSSNPGNPTFQKRPREEDWDPEYTPKSKKYYLHDDREGDGDNYWANKRGRGTFQRGRGRFLYKKSNTSPKWTHDKYQGSGQEGVEEEEEEEEEDGQVGSIATQEEKKLGTMEQ